A genome region from Nicotiana tabacum cultivar K326 chromosome 13, ASM71507v2, whole genome shotgun sequence includes the following:
- the LOC107768190 gene encoding uncharacterized protein LOC107768190, with amino-acid sequence MSNLSKHEFVALDISRKNYLSWVLDADIHLAAKGLGDTIAQVKDPLELWSGLKERYDHLKATILPKVRYEWMHLRLQDFKTQYREKGFKKYSELIPCLLGAEQHNTLLLKNHETRPTVSASLPEANMVERCKKSEKRQNNYHRHINVRGHGNGKRRYNNRHRGGHGKRENNIDSQNNPSRGKNSNYHRCDMKVHWKIECRAPEYFARLYQTSIKRKANNIGAFSPNAPVEYHLTFKNYFEAGPSNKNDGNAEGNLALNDNNFEGLDDLTHLEVEHFFGDQN; translated from the exons ATGTCGAATTTGTCAAAACATGAGTTTGTAGCCCTTGACATTTCTAGAAAGAATTACCTATCATGGGTTCTCGATGCTGATATTCACTTAGCCGCTAAAGGCCTTGGTGACACCATTGCTCAGG tgaaagatccacttgaattgtgGAGTGGCCTGAAGGAACGGTATGATCACCTTAAGGCTACAATATTGCCAAAGGTTCGATATGAGTGGATGCACTTACGGTTGCAAGATTTTAAGACC CAATACCGTGAAAAGggttttaaaaagtattctgaattgATCCCATGCCTTCTGGGGGCTGAGCAACATAATACCCTTTTGCTGAAAAATCATGAAACACGTCCCACAGTGTCAGCTTCGCTTCCTGAAGCGAATATGGTTGAAAGATGTAAAAAGTCTGAAAAAAGACAGAATAATTATCATAGACATATAAATGTACGTGGGCATGGCAATGGCAAGAGACGATATAATAATCGTCATCGTGGTGGTCATGGCAAACGAGAGAACAATATCGATTCTCAAAACAATCCTTCAAGAGGCAAAAACAGTAACTATCATCGCTGTGACATGAAAGTTCATTGGAAAATTGAATGTCGTGCACCTGAGTATTTTGCCAGGCTTTATCAAACCTCCATCAAAAGAAAGGCAAATAATATTGGAGCATTTTCTCCTAATGCCCCAGTAGAGTATCACTTgacctttaaaaattattttgaggCAGGGCCTTCAAACAAAAATGATGGCAATGCCGAGGGAAATCTTGCTTTGAATGATAATAATTTTGAAGGCCTCGATGATCTTACTCATTTGGAAGTTGAACATTTCTTTGGAGATCAAAACTAA